Sequence from the Phalacrocorax carbo chromosome 8, bPhaCar2.1, whole genome shotgun sequence genome:
GGCCACCCATCCCGAGCCCCACCAACACACTCCGTCACCTTGTCCCCCACTCCACCCATCACCCCATCCTGGTCCAGgacaccccatcccaccccaacCCCGGCAGCCCCCTCTGACTCCTACCCAAGACCCCCAGACCATTTCCCTCATCATCCATCCCACCCCATCACCCAGCGctccccccccagacccctacCTGCACCCCCATCCCATTGTCCCAGCCCCACCAACTGCCTCCCAACCCAACGCGCCCCCCCATCGCCGCGCGCCTCGCCGCGCCCAGCCGCCCCATCCCCGCGTGCCCGCCCCCCCGTACCCCGGCCCGTGCCCACCCGCGCTCTGCCCGCAGtgctggcggggctgggggcggcgcGGGCGCGCGGGCGCCGGCGGGCTCTGCGCAAGGGGCTGCTGCAGCGCTCGCAGGACGACATGCGTGACAACATCCTCAACTACGACGAGCAGGGCGGGGGCGAGGAGGACCAGGTAAGCAGGACTCAGGAGGGGGGTtctggtgggggggggtgtgtgtccacCCCAGACCCGCACCCCTGAccccttcccatccccacaGGATGCATATGACATCaaccagctccggcaccccgagCTCTTCCCGCCCCGGGCCAAGCCACCGATGCGCAGGGACGCCCCGCTCAGCTCCgccacccccccggccccccgcaagctgcccagcagcccctccGACATCGAGGATTTCATCAATGAGGTGGGGACAGGGCCCAGCGCCCACCttgcccccggccccccccccccccatcagcGGGGCTGACAGTGCCCCCGTCCCCACAGGGGCTGGAGGCGGCCGACAGCGACCCCAGCGTGCCCCCCTACGACACGGCCCTCATCTACGACTACGAGGGCTCGGGCTCCGTCGCCAGCCCCCTCAGCTCCATCGTCTCCAGCTTGACGGATGAGGACCAGGACTACGACTACCTGAGCGAGTGGGGGCCGCGCTTCCGGCGCCTGGCCGACCTCTACGGGCAGTAGCAGGGacggggggggcagtggggggcttgcacacgcgtgtgcacgaGGCGGCCAGATGCAGCAGCTTTGCGTACGGACACGCGCAAGGTGCCCGTCTGCAGGGGCTTTGCGCACGCGACTGCGCCAGGTACCCACGCGCAGGGGCtttgcacacgcgtgtgcaccGAAAGAGACCTCAGCGCAGGGGTTTGCACGCCTGCACACCCCCGCAGACCCCGGGAAGGGAGAGGCCGAGCCCACGGGACACCCCGGGGGAAGAGCCTGCAGAGCCAGGGGGATGAGGTGCCCCCCGGTTGTCCCCCCCCCATAATAAAGACCCCAGAGAAGGGGGCTGGTGGCAGGGGTGCCGTGTGGGACCCCCGACCACACCAGGCACCCGTAGAAACAAGGCACTTTTATTGGCAGCCCACGAGCGCCCGCTGCAAACACCCCAGGGGGGGCATCATCCCCACCCCAGGactcccagcacagctcctcctggggcagAATCCAGTCCCGGCATGGGGTGGGTCcgctgacacccccccccccagctatCACATGTCCTGGGTGCGCCCCACCATCCCCGCAAGCACCTATGGATGGGGGTCCTGGTGCTCTGTTGGGGGTCCTGGCCCCCCAGCGGCAGGGAGACCCCAGGGAGGGCACAGCTATGTCTCacggggggcggccggggagcCCACCATCCTCTTGGTGGAGGCAGCGAGGCGGGAGTAGTCGTGGGGGATGCCGTGGGGAGTGAGAAGGGGCAGGTGGTCCTCACGGAGGGGTCGGCGGAAAAGGGGGGGCCGGCGCTGGCTCTCGCCGTCCTGCAGGGACTGGGGCAGGCTGCGGCCCTGGCTCTCCGGCAGCAGCATGATGCTGAGGACGGCGAGGATGGCGAAGGAGGCGAACACCACGTGGTGCAGGAAGAAGCCGCGGCTGTTGGGGATGGCGGTGATGGGGGCGGCCGCCTTGCCCACGAAGCTGGCCCCCACGACGAGGCCCAGCCCGGCACCCCTGCGGGAGAAACGTGCTTAGAGGGGGCccggggggaccctggggggtgcccccccccccagccggTGTGGCACAGGGGGTGGCAGCTCCCCCCTTACCTGACCACAGTGGGGAGGACCTCGCTGGCGAAGAAGATGCTGAGCATGGTGACGGCGTGGGAGGCGGTGATGCCCACCACCGACAGGGTCAGGACGATGAGGTCCAGCAAGTCTGATGGAGGGCGGGAAGCACCATCAGGTGTCAAATCCtgcacacacccaccccccccctcaAGCATCCTGTTCctacccccagccccccagctgGGGGCCGCATCCCACCGCAGGAAGGGTGGGGGTCCCCCGCCCGTCCTTACACTGGGTGagggccagcagcaggagggaggagatgCCGGTGAGGATggtgcagaggaggaggatggcaCGGCGCCCGAAGCGCTCGGCCGTCAGGCAGACGAAGAGGCAGGCGGCCGCCTCAGCGCCCACCCGCACGAAGTAGGAGGAGAAGAAGTGGGGCAGGTGGGGGTCCAGGTTGCGGGTGAAGCAGTGGCGGATGC
This genomic interval carries:
- the SLC22A31 gene encoding putative solute carrier family 22 member 31, coding for MVLVARLLFGAALAGAFLSLYVARLELCDPPHRLGVTMVAGFFWIAGELLLPGLAVLCRDWRVLQGAVTMILALLAACWWCPALLLESPRWLLATQQLERARKTLQVLAESSSPGSEDDSSCHQDSLLAELESLSEGSPQPQYHAVCEIFGTRVIWKNGVILGFAAFIGSGIRHCFTRNLDPHLPHFFSSYFVRVGAEAAACLFVCLTAERFGRRAILLLCTILTGISSLLLLALTQYLLDLIVLTLSVVGITASHAVTMLSIFFASEVLPTVVRGAGLGLVVGASFVGKAAAPITAIPNSRGFFLHHVVFASFAILAVLSIMLLPESQGRSLPQSLQDGESQRRPPLFRRPLREDHLPLLTPHGIPHDYSRLAASTKRMVGSPAAPRET